Within the Anoplopoma fimbria isolate UVic2021 breed Golden Eagle Sablefish chromosome 21, Afim_UVic_2022, whole genome shotgun sequence genome, the region GGCTGCGATTAAGCCATCAGTTTGAGTCAGTCAGGGCCAAAAATGATACATGTGAAAATAGAAGTGatgaaaatgttgtattttgaaattgaatgtatttattattagcTCTATAAGAATGAGAAgatataaagaaatgaaaattgAATACACAATACTTGTCATGCAATAcaacaaaatctttaaaaaaaatcatagtacatAATTAAGAAGATATCTTCATTCTAAAGCGTGAAGGAAGCCGACATGGAAAGGAAACATAAATGTGTTGTGACTAATGTTGCAGTTTTACACTCTGATGCATAGGAGTCTCTTTGCTAAATTATGTAAAAGTTTATATCAGAAGTATTCCAACATTTGCGTCCAAAAATTTCTCCTGAGCCTGAATCCAGCCGGTGTGTCTGTAGGAGACCCTGTGTTGCGGACGGGGAAACCCCTTTCTGTGGAGTTGGGTCCAGGAATCATGGGCTCCATCTTTGATGGTATCCAGCGACCACTAAAGGACATCAATGACATCACACAGAGCATCTACATCCCCAGAGGTGTAAACATCGGAGCCCTGAACCGAGACCTCAAGTGGGAGTTTACTCCCGTCAAGAGCCTGcgggtgtgtgtctgtgcagcttCAAACCTTCAGCTTTGCATGTTTGAATTATCTGGTTTATGAcagctttccttttttaattttttttttatcactgttaGGTCGGCAGTCACATCACAGGAGGAGACATCTATGGCGTGGTGTACGAGAACTCCCTCATCAAGCACAAGATCATGCTGCCTCCCAGAAACAGAGGCACTGTGACCTACGTGGCTCCACCTGGAAACTACGACGTCTCCGTGAGTTCACCAACACCTCCATCTACCAGCTGTGCTTTTTTTGCCTGTTAGATGTTGCTTGGtgttgatggtgtgtgtgtctctgtgtcaggACGTGGTGATGGAGCTGGAGTTTGAGGGGGTGAAGGAGAAGTTCACCATGGTGCAGGTGTGGCCCGTCAGACAAATTCGACCCGTCACAGAGAAGCTGCCCGCCAATCACCCGCTGCTGACCGGACAGAGAGTGCTGGACGCCCTTTTCCCGTGAGTCTCACATCCTccttttttaaccttttcactcaagacatgttgaaaatgttttccccaCCCCTTACTCACCTCTCTtatctctgtgaagatgtgtgCAGGGAGGAACCACAGCCATCCCAGGAGCCTTCGGCTGTGGAAAGACTGTCATCTCTCAGTCCCTGTCCAAGTACtccaacagtgatgtcatcgtCTACGTAGGCTGCGGTGAGCGTGGTAACGAGATGTCAGAAGTACTGCGAGACTTCCCTGAGGTGGGTAGCGATAGCGGTGGCGTTGTATTCAGAGTTTAATGGTGCTCAGAGTGACTGACGGTGTCGTCTGACCAACAGCTGACCATGGAGGTGGACGGGAAGACGGAGAGCATCATGAAGAGAACAGCGCTGGTGGCCAACACCTCCAACATGCCTGTAGCGGCCAGAGAGGCCTCCATCTACACAGGTGAATCACGTACATGTGTTAGAATAAAGAGTCTCGTTCACAGTAGATTCACACACATGAGTAGTGCGTGCTAACTCGGTTTGTTTTGGCAGGAATCACGCTGTCCGAGTACTTCAGAGACATGGGATACAACGTGAGCATGATGGCCGACTCCACCTCCCGTTGGGCCGAGGCTCTCAGGGAGATTTCTGGCCGTCTGGCTGAGATGCCTGCTGGTAAGTTTGGAGTCTCCTGAAGATTATAATAAGAGCTAAAGGCAGATGATATGGGCTATGGGATTTCTGACATCAGGTTCTACCGTTGAAACAGTtcaacaattaataaaaaaaatgcaatgaggcaaaaatgccaaaaattcAGTTGCTCCAggttattaaatgtaattattttgagattttCTCAATCTTCTTTGATGGTGAATTGAgttttgggggggattttggGACTGTTTGTCAGACAAACAATCTCAGTATGGCCTACTGCAATTTTTAGAAATGCAGGAGATGCAATATTTGTTGAAGGCAATATGTCAAATTTCCATTTTCCCTGAAAGATGATCCCAGTTTCCTGCAGAATCTAATATTGCAGATCATATTGTAATGGCAATATCTGTCAAAAATAATctcaattaaatattttgacaCAAAATTGTTGACacagattttacttttttttttgcaatatatagactaaaatattaatcaaaaaattattcaatgatgaaaataattgttggtTGGAGCCCTACATTCAAATTGGCTTCAGTtgcagtaaaataaagtgtatatTGAAGGCTTAATGCTCAGTGTATTAGGTTAAAACTCTAATTAAATAGCTACGTTCATTGATGCTCTTTCCTTCTTCCAAATTGTAAAAGTAAAGTATGTGAATTGGTCTTTAGCTGAAAGCACCACTTGGCTCCTGTTTTCCACTTGTCTTATTGTCTGTCTCTGCCCACAGACAGTGGTTATCCTGCCTACCTGGGCGCCCGTCTGGCCTCCTTCTATGAGCGTGCTGGCAGGGTGAAGTGTCTGGGCAACCCTGAGAGGGAGGGCAGCGTCAGTATTGTAGGAGCGTGAGTACAGCTTTATACCACTAGAGGGAGACATTACTCTGCACATCTTGTTCGTCCTGGAACTAAACTGGTTGTTTCTTTCTCAGTGTGTCGCCTCCTGGTGGTGACTTCTCTGACCCCGTCACTTCAGCCACCCTTGGTATTGTGCAGGTAAATGGTCAAACTCAGATTCTAATAAAGCTTTGTCGATTGAAGGTGCTcagttctttatttaatatgtttcgGTTATTTCCTCCCTCAGGTGTTCTGGGGTTTGGATAAGAAGCTGGCTCAGAGGAAGCACTTCCCTTCAGTGAACTGGCTGATCAGCTACAGCAAATACACTCGTGCTCTGGATGAGTACTACGACAAGCACTTCCCGAGTTTGTGCCCCTGCGTACCAAGGCCAAAGAGatcctgcaggaggaggaggacctggCTGAGATTGTACAGCTCGTCGGAAAGGTAATTCAGCGTAAAGTCGGCAACAGCGGTTTGATTTTTCTCAGTATGTAACTTCAAAGTAAGACACacgtaggaaaaaaaaatcacatttattccatatctgctttctttctttcatttaaataatttttttaacaggCATCACTGGCAGAAACGGATAAAATCACCCTGGAGGTGGCCAAACTGATCAAAGACGACTTCCTGCAGCAGAACGGTTACACACCTTATGACAGGTAGCATCATACCCAACGTAGCATGTTCTAACTCACCTCTAGTCACACTCAGGCTCGGACCAGAGCTCTAATAGTTGTTGGACACCCTGGAGAGAAAGTGGAACTCcacttttttgtgatttgatcCAAAATGTCTGACTGATTTGTGTCCATCTCCTCAGGTTCTGTCCCTTCTATAAGACAGTGGGCATCCTCTCCAACATGATCTCCTTCTACGACATGGCACGGCACGCAGTGGAGACAACAGCTCAGAGCGACAACAAGATCACTTGGGCCATGATCAAGGAGCACATGGGAGAAATCCTCTACAGGATCAGCTCAATGAAatttaaggtgtgtgtgtgtgtgtgtgtgtgtgtgtgtgtgtgtgtgtgtgtgtgtgtgtgtgtgtgtgtgtgtgtgtgtgtgtgtgtgtgtgtgtgtgtgtgtgtgtgtgtgtgttaattcaGTGGTTCTTCTTCTTATTAGACTTTccacatttagctttttttccttgTAAATCTGTGGAAGAGTTTTCAAAATCTTAAGACTCATAATCGAAATAAATCAAAGGaaaaagggatttaaaaaaaataataagtttaaAGCATTCCACATTCTGCAAAGGTCACAATGTAAGAAGTGGAATagtgctttttaaatgtatgccACATTTGACTTTTGCCCCATCAACATAcagtattctttatttttaatttgcataattaagTCTGTCTTTACATCAGATGAATAGTCTCCCTGTGCTGATTCTTAAAAGGATTATTTTCCAGCTCGTTGATGTATTGTTTGCTTCAATACACTGACTGCATTTAAGAGTTGTGACAATCACAATAAGGAAGTGGACAGATTAATTGCTTTACCTAGAGAGACCTTGCCAAGGATGtagcatggaaaaaaaaaaatgcaaaccagATAAACCGGCCTTATACAAGAGTGTGGATGTTATCCATTAAAGATgcataaacaatacatttaattaactaAAAGCGCTGACAGTTTCAAGTTTGTTCATTGTTCCAAGAGGAAGGGGCAGcctatttaaaagcttttttttatgacatctCGAGGACACTGTGACGATCATGCACAGAAACTGCTTTTGCTTCCTGTTTTCTGTTCGCGTTGTGAgactgtgtttatttgttggtACAGGACCCGGTGAAGGAAGGCGAGGCTAAGATCAAGGCCGAGTACGCTCAGCTAGTGGAGGACATGCAGAACGCCTTCCGCACATTGGAAGAATAGGCTGCCAGCTCTCACAGCCTCTCCGGTTTTCATCTCTGACCCCTCCACTGCAGAATCACATTCCGCCTCCTTGTATCCCCAAAAACCTGCGTGCTCCCCTATGCTCCTTTTGTGAGTGATTGTgtgagcaagtgtgtgtgtgtgcaaattcATGTGGAGGGAAAACGGAGAAAGATGTActgtattcattattatttgttgcCTCATACAGGCGCACTCTGGATCCTCTGCATGGTCGTTGAtcgtgtgtttgtgcgtgtgtggatTTAATGTGTGTACGAAAGAAGGATCTCTTCCACCCcgtttcttcctttctctgtttACATGATTCTTTTGTGTGTATCCGTGTTGCTCTTCCTGAAGAGGATTGTTCGGTTGATGTATTGTAATTCATGGACCATCTGTACAGAAGAGTATTGAATATAAATTTAATAAGATCAGCCTATTTATTGCCGGCATTTTGACGTGATGGCTTTGCCGtacttttcttttagtttttatggTTGTGCTTCACGCTGTGCGGTGTCGTGTACTTttgctgtgtgaatgtgtaagaGTCAACACTCTGCTGTCCAATACTTTCATGTTACTCCAGAAGAATtaaaacatgtggaaaaaaagaaaaaccttgtgtgtgtgtgtgtgacctgatTGTTTCTGATGATGCTGTCAGAGCTGCTGAACTGGTCTCTCTGCAGATCCCTCATTCTCCAGCACCCTGCCCTTAATATGCTTTCTTCATAGAAATCATTTTATAcactttaattaatgtttttttttaaagttcaagCTTAATTTAGTGATTCCAATTAATAGAAGTCATCATAAActattctgatttttttttttttttttttaaaacattgtgtaaatgtcaaataccttttttaaataaaataaaacaaactgcagtAGCTTTTTTTCACCTGAATACTTGGAAGACAAAAGTACTTTTAGTGGAATCCACTCCTGAATAAATGAAGGGGAGATGCCATTTTGGAGCCATTGACTAGTTCGGTGAAAACCAATGAGAGTCACGGCTGAGATGACAACTCCCATTAGGTGTGTTCCTCCCAACAGGTGAGATGCACATGCTCAGGGCATCAGAGGCTCCAACGCTGTGTGGGACAAACCGGGACATCTTTGACTttcttatttatgttattaaCTCGGACActtgaagagaagagaagagaagagaggagaagagaagagaagagaagaggagaagagaggagaggagaggtccTGGGTCCACTCCGTGCCGGGTAAGTGACAGACAACAACAGTCTGCTGTCTGTCGTTGACCCGCGTGTGGAGACATGTTGGAGTTCAGCTCGTGTGTTCATGTGGCTGTGCGTAGAGGTATTTACACCTACACCTACACCTAGATCTGATAGACGTTTGATCATGTGGGCTTTGTGTGATAAGACTTCTCAGAGATAGTCATGATAGCTCCAATCCGCCGACACGATCTGATAGCACACAAGAAGTTTGGGAATGTATCATATGATGGAAAGTTTCTTAGAATTTGTATAAATGATTTAAACGTTGTGACATTAAtccattattttaaatatatttttccatgtCATATAAGTGCACAAAGGTTTCTGTTCTTTGGAATGACTTGGCTTCTTCCTCCATTTCACACTCCTAGTCAAACAGGTTCTGGAGCAGTGATCATGACTTCCCCTGTGGTGCTGGATATCCTAGTGTCATGACATTTACCTGCCGAGGTTCAGATCATGTTATAGTTCAACTCTCAATTTGTCTTTTTCCAGTCTCTCCTTATGACACTGCTGGAGAGATCATCAACCTGCAGCAGAGTTAAAGAAGTTTCacagaataactttttttctttttctttatttgagcAGCGCAGCAGAGCAGATGGACCAGATATCCAACCGCTCAGGAGTGGGCAGTGATGATATTACAGATGAGTCGACATCCATGGTGGATGTCAGGTGGAGCTCTGATgaagaggtaaaaaaataaaataaaaaaacaacaacactgtccAAATTAACACAAAGCTACTGCTGCTGGTAAATGACCAACTGCTCCTTCATATACGTCACTTAAGTCATGCAGATCTagtataatttataataaataataaaaaaaagaatgtcatgGAAACATTGATCTGCTCTCTCGTGAGTCAGATTTATCACACCATGTTTCACCTCACACAAGTGGGATTGCTGTTGTGTCTTTGACGCAAAGCCCAAAAGGCTCACAATGCTGTTTATCATCTGTGCCATCTCACAGGAGgggatgtctgtctgtctgtcttccccTTTTAACCCCTGGTCAGGATTATAGCttatcctttgtttgttttttctgtatagagaaagaaagaacagatGTGCTTTGCTTCATTCGTGTCTCAGTACCAGTAATGTTTCCATGTCCTCCACCAGAGCTCCGACCCTCAGGGACAGTGTCTTGCAGCACCTCAAACTCCTCTGCCGACCTACAAACAGAGGTTGGAAGAGTTTAAGAAGTTGTTCAAAGAACTGCCGGAGTCAGAAAGACTCCTAGTGGGTGAGTTATATTAAGACTGCTTCTCATTGAATTATAGTGTTGGTCCATGATACAGATGTTTATtctattatttgtattgatgaTAGTCTTTACTGAGATCCGTTATTTCAATTTTCGACATTTCAAgctaataaaaatacaaaatagtccttgttttaaaaaaaacaattccaaaGTGGAAATGCCTCTTAAAAGGTAGTAAGGATTTAGAATAATCCTTACAGCGTGAACAGCTTTTTAACATGTG harbors:
- the atp6v1ab gene encoding LOW QUALITY PROTEIN: V-type proton ATPase catalytic subunit A (The sequence of the model RefSeq protein was modified relative to this genomic sequence to represent the inferred CDS: inserted 1 base in 1 codon) translates to MDMSKLPKIRDEEKESEFGYVHGVSGPVVTATAMAGAAMYELVRVGHSELVGEIIRLEGDMATIQVYEETSGVSVGDPVLRTGKPLSVELGPGIMGSIFDGIQRPLKDINDITQSIYIPRGVNIGALNRDLKWEFTPVKSLRVGSHITGGDIYGVVYENSLIKHKIMLPPRNRGTVTYVAPPGNYDVSDVVMELEFEGVKEKFTMVQVWPVRQIRPVTEKLPANHPLLTGQRVLDALFPCVQGGTTAIPGAFGCGKTVISQSLSKYSNSDVIVYVGCGERGNEMSEVLRDFPELTMEVDGKTESIMKRTALVANTSNMPVAAREASIYTGITLSEYFRDMGYNVSMMADSTSRWAEALREISGRLAEMPADSGYPAYLGARLASFYERAGRVKCLGNPEREGSVSIVGAVSPPGGDFSDPVTSATLGIVQVFWGLDKKLAQRKHFPSVNWLISYSKYTRALDEYYDKHFXEFVPLRTKAKEILQEEEDLAEIVQLVGKASLAETDKITLEVAKLIKDDFLQQNGYTPYDRFCPFYKTVGILSNMISFYDMARHAVETTAQSDNKITWAMIKEHMGEILYRISSMKFKDPVKEGEAKIKAEYAQLVEDMQNAFRTLEE